ATGAGACTGAACAGCAAGCTGTGCCCTATTTTACAGTACAGCTGCACATGGATCAAATGCTATCATGACAAACCGTGCGTGCACGCCTTCTTAGGACAGTACATTCTGGCTCATGGTGATTTGGTTTCTGTTTATTCAAacacagctctgctctatgTTGCAGGAATGCAGAGGTGTGGCGATTGTGTAAGGAGGCGCATAAATGCAGttaactgtgctgtgtttttgttctgtttgggCATGTCGGGTCttttttcacatactgtatcctTCACATACACACCTATAATGCGTTTCTCCTCTCACGTCATCAGGGCCACTGCCAACAGTGTCAAAGGAAACCCATGTAATCATCCCTTTGGTGGAAGCGTTGGAGGGCAATCGCTGGGAGGCTGCTGTTGTCGCACAGGATGACAAACGGTTAAATCTGTCAGTTAATTCTTCACCCTCGGCGGTCATAGGCAGATATCAACTCACAGTGGAAACGAATTGTGCGAATGGGCCGGCCAGTTTCACAGCTGACCCTGCGAATGACATCTACATGCTGTTCAACCCCTGGTGTGAAGGTAAACAGTGCATTTAAAGAACTATGTTGTGACTGTCTTTACTAGATCTCTGGATTGTACACAAGAGTGGGACATGATAACAGAAACAGTCTACAGTGCAGGACCATACACCCACAGTAACTGTGTGGTCATGTTTAGGGCTGTGGTTAAAGAAGGCATTGTGAGGAATATGTTATTTGCTTAGATGAGAAGATTTCACTCCCAGAACTGTCCATTAATGTCAAGCGATGGTGATGCAATTCAAAAGACTCACCTGTTTATTATCCTTACAAGTGCATGACACTTCATGTTCACAGTTTTTTCAAAAACATACTTAGGAGGCAGAGACTTGCTTATTCAAAGAGCATAATAAGTAACATAGCACAGCATAATAACTTCACAAGGCATTTGctaaacaacaaatcaaagtCGATCCTCACAAATGTCTCTGTGAATCTCGAAAATTAACTTTACAAAGTGGACACTTGCTGCAGGACTGCAATGGCGTGAACTGTCCTATTCTACCTACCTGCTGAACCCTGTGGCATCCTGCAGATACAACATTTATAGCTGACAAGAAACAATGAAAAGCTGCAGTTAATGTCACTAGGCCAGAGTCAGTCAGTTTATTCACTGCGCAGAGtgattttgtgtcatttccAGTATTAAGGCTGTTATTACTCGCTCTCCGTCAGGTGACACGGTGTTCATGGATTCCGAAGATGTGAGGCAGGAGTATGTCCTGAACGACGTTGGACGGATCTACTACGGCACAGAGAATCAGATTGGAGCGAGGACCTGGAACTACGGACAGGTGAGTGGGCTCTTATTTTCCCACAGTACCGTAAAAACTGAGCAACAGGAACAGACAGAGTCCAATTGTCCTccttgtctttttctctgtgctggtCTCAGTTCGACAACGGGATTCTTGCTGCCTGCCTTTATATCCTGGAAAAGAGTGGAACTCTTCCGTCTGGTTGGGGAGACTCAGTCAACGTGGTGCGGATCATCTCAGCCATGGTGAGGCTGCAGGTTTCAACTACACCTGCTGCACCTACCTGTTCAAATCGACACCACTGTAGCAGCAGATGAAGTCATTCTGTCGGTCTATGTTTTCAAACCAGCTACAACTGAACGGAGTCACTGTTCACTGtgcaatataaaatatacattactGCATAAGTGAAGCCAAGACCACTCAGcagtatataaaaaaagaattatcTTAATTTATTCAGGTTAACTCGCCTGATGACCAAGGTGTGTTAGAGGGAAACTGGTCGGGAGACTACTCAGGTGGAACCAGTCCAACAGCGTGGAGTGGCAGTGTGGAAATCCTGAAGGCGTATCACAAAAACAAAGGGAGCCCTGTGAAGTATGGCCAGTGCTGGGTGTTTGCTGGTGTGGTCACTACAGGTTAGTGTTTGGAAATTTTAATGCATTCCCACCAGTACTGATTACTGCTGCTGATATCACTCCacctttgtttcagttttacgGTGTTTAGGCATCCCCTGTCGTCCTGTGACCAACTTCAACTCGGCTCATGACACCGACGTCTCCCTGACAACAGACGTATACCTGGATGAGAACCTGGAGCCTATCGATCACCTCAATGCTGACTCTATCTGGTGTGTGCTCTCACTATCTTTGTAAACAAACTTTTACTCATTataccacacacactctccctcctGACCTTCAAGTCTTTTCTTGAAGGAATTTCCATGTGTGGAACGACTGCTGGATGGCTCGTCCAGACTTGCCTCCGGGCAATGGAGGCTGGCAGGCTGTTGACGCCACACCTCAGGAGACCAGCCAGGGCTCCTACCGCTGTGGCCCCGCTTCTCTCGCTGCTGTTCGCAACGGCCAGGTCTACCTCAAATACGACTGTCCGTTTGTGTTTGCTGAGGTTTGTGGAATGTATACTTGATGGAGTGGTACAGAAATTGAAAGTTACAAGACAAGAATATCTGAAATTAGTGCAGTAGAAGGAAACTAAAATGCAGTTTTGTTCTCACAAACTATATTTCATTAAAAGGAGTGACAATCtaatgttttagttgttttaaacTGTCAGATTTTACATGTGCTGTGGACTAATGATGATCCACACAGCACGTGTCATGGGTTCAATGTGTTATTTTCTAGCTCGTCTCTCTTTTGCTCTGCCTCTGTACATCCTCAGGTAAACAGTGATAAAATCTACTGGCAGAAAAATGCAAATGGGACCTTCACTCAAATCTACAGTGAGAAAAAGACAGTGGGCCATTACATCAGCACCAAGGCGGTTGGTTCTGATGAACGCAATGACATCACAGACCTTTACAAATATCCCGAAGGTATCCCCGAACAAAATGCACACACGGATATTATCACAGATCACCAGCCCCTATCAAAAAAGCTTTGACTTATCGTGTATTACATATTGAATTACAGTAACTTGGCATTTCTGATCATTCTCAGGCACAGAGGAGGAACGCATTGCTGTGGAGACAGCGTGTCGCTATGGCTCCAAAGCAAGTGCCTTTTCATCTTCCAAAGCAGAGGACGTCTCTGTAGAAGTGACCATGGATGGTCAAGGCCCTACAATGGGAAATGATGCAGAGCTGACCATCACACTGCgaaacagcagctcagagaaaCGCACAGTAACGCTGAATAGCCAGGCAGTAGTCATGTACTACACAGGTGTCCCCAAGGCCACAGTCAGAAAGCACACTGTCGAGGTGGACGTGCCACCCAAAAGCGGTGAGACGGCGGTTTTAATGAAGAACATTTTGTTATCATAACATATCCAACAGAGGAGTTTCATTCCTCCATCAACATTAAAAGGCCTCTATAATCACTTGGGTAGATTGATATTACTCCCATGTCTGAAGAAGAAGCTAACACTTAACCTTTTACAAAGACGGAGCACAGTGGGAAACAcctagaaaacagaaacatacatatacagtttaTGTAGCAGCGCTGCAACAACCTCTAAAGATTCTTTATAAATCACAGTGctacattttttaatgtaatgttttttgcCATGTTCTTGGATACAGAGACTGCTTTGGATTGGTCTCTGGAGTACAAAGACTACAAGGACCAGCTCGTAGACCAAGCTGCCCTGATGCTGACACTGTCAGGGAGAGTCAGAGAAACACAGCAGGTCCAGGCCACTCAATTCAGTTTCCGACTCAGAACCCCAGACCTCATTATAAAGGCAAGCAAAACAGCTCATCAGGAAAATACTGCATTGCTAATAAGAAGATTATGTAACAGGTAATTTGGGATCTGACTTTTCATGTCCTTTGGTTTTCCGCAGCCAATCGGGAAGGCAGTGGtgggagagaaaacagcaataGAGATTTCATTCACTAACCCACTACCACAGGTGCTTAAAGCAGTGACATTCAACATGGAGGGACTGGGCCTTCTAACGGCTCGAAAGATTAAATATGGGTGAGGAGGAAAAATATCCCTTATATTGTGCtcagtttctttatactgcCTTTTATATGTTTCTCTTTTGTGACTGCCACTGTCATTTCCTGTCCTACCTTCAGGGATATTGGCAGTCGTGCCTCCGTGTCTCTCACCGAGTACTTCATTCCCACCCTGCCTGGACCGAGGAAATTACTGGCTTCATTGGACTGCAAGCAGCTCACACAGGTTCACGGCGTGACTGACAtcactgtggaggaaaaaagCAACGCCGCTTTATAGCGATTTGACAACAGGGGAACGAAAGTGATTTTCCTTCATATAGGCACTGGGTGTGATGTGTATTCAAGGTGATAAACTGAATACTGTGTTTTGAATTAAAATTTCACAGAGAGACCCACAGAGAGGCAACTAATAGTGAAACAGTCTTTACCTCAACAACTTTAATAATCTATGAAAACGAGAAGTAGTCCTCAGTAGGACGATCTGAACAAGGTTCCACAATATACGGAAGTATAAGTaatgatttctgtttctgagTCCCACAGAAGGTGAAAAGATTGGACGGCGTGGCAGCTTTAATGAAAGAAGTGCGCTCTGTATAGAACTCgtgttttgtatttatacattctctatatttattttgtgtacttTGCCATTGGATGACAGAAATAATGACTTTGTActattaaaactaaatactttCCAACATGTCCTGTAATCCTGTACTTGCTAATGATGATGTTGACATATTAGAGTAAGACAGCTTGTTTCAGGTGAGTTGGTAAAAGTAAGAGCTGTTCAGCTGTTAAAATCAGGGGtgctaagtaactaagtacatttactaaagtacAATACTAGAGTACTGTTTCCAGGTACTTGAACTTAGCGggaatatttgcattttatgctacttttacttcactattTCAGGgagaaatatttttcttttttactcaaCTACATTTGTTtggcagctttagttacttttgGCAGAGGCAGATTCTCAATACAAACTAGaatcaactaataaatgatgatgattattagtattattagtgaTGAACCACGGGCCAGTGTTTAAGgtggttttaaaatgaactccacctttaccagctcTAAAGTAACATAGATCTCAGTAATGTGTAAAGTACTTTGTACGTAAAGTGAATTTTAGAGCACGTACTTCAAATTGAGTGAAGAATTTAAATTCATACTATACTATATTCTTCCCGTAGTGGAGTACTTGTGAAACTACTAGCACTTTACTTGCCCGTTGAGTTTGTCTACTTCTACTACAGCGAAATGCCTTATTTCTgcactgtaaaaatgaaaacttatAGAAAAGTATTTGCTCATCTCACTGTGAATTTttagttaaaattaaaattaaaaattcacAAATAGTAGTTGGACTCTAGTTGGAGAACTACAATGTGCATACTTATTTCAACTCATTGGACTAGAagtttttaacttaaaattatgagttaaattaattaattacttcAAGTTTACTCAACTTGTTATATTAAGTtgataaaatacaacagaaattGGCATATTAGcagacttcccagcatgcatttgttgAGTTAAAACATTGTGTTTAGTGTATATTGTTTATAATATATTGTTTAGTTCTTTACAGATAGTCATGGTGGAAATATACAGTGTCTTTAATGTACACATacattagtttgtgtgtttactttcaCACCAGTATAAACTCTGTGAACCATGATAATAATGTTAGTTGCAGTACCATTGTTGTTTCACTTagttagattttttattttttttaagtaacagaggaaacagcgagttacattttacagtgcagtttCATAACTCTGCTGTGTTAAAAAAACTATTAAGATGGTTGtgctattttaaaaattatttgttggtacatttgtaattttctcTATATTAAACTCACATTCTAAAGTTTTTATTCATATCAAACATACATATGCTTAACAATAGATAAACTTAAAATTTTAAGTTAATAGACGCACACTGCCAATCAAAACTATGCTATGGTGAGTGTGTACCGTAATCAAtgctaaaggcggtccaatgaaatattagagggtgtgactttttattttggtgccatgtataaaacataaattaacttaACAAAACTCTAGgagattttctttaaaatatagAAATTTGAGTTGGCTCAAAACTAAAAAATCGAGTGCAGTAATTTGCCTTGAAATTTAAAGTTTTCTGAACTTCccttttttacagtgtgtgtagtgtgcGCAGGAAGAGGTGGTGAGAAATTATTCTACAGGATATCAAGTCAATGTGAGAAGATGTGAGAGCAGAGTGGGCGTAGGTGCTCTGGACAAAGAAACCTGAAGCAGAACCAGcatttaacataacatttagCTTCAGTGACTGAGCAGCTAATAATGCAGCGTGGACCTGCCTCACATAAACTCAACATTTCTGCATCATTGCTTAAAGTCAACACAACAGCAATAAACATGTTGCTGTTAAACTAACTTAATGGCTGCGGTTTTCATGCATGTCTTCGCTGGTGCAAGTAGTTATTTCAAGTTTGCTCCCATGCAATCATCAGCACTTCCATATGCCACATGATTTGATTGTGTGACGGTCATTTAACTGATGTCACAGCTGTTACTGTTTGCTGTCAAACAGGCCGTGTTGTGCCTGTGTCCTGCTTCAAAGTCTCTGTCAATAACATCAGCACCTGCTTTAGAGTTAACGCTGATAACGCCAGGGGTGATCTATTAATTATATACatggcagacagacagtgtaGGGTTCCTCATGCGGCATTTATGAAGTAGAAATTGGGAGGGGTTCACCAAGGTTTTTATTCCCCACACACCTCaaacttgatttatttaacaAGGACTGCAATCAAGGTATAGATTATAAtgccaaataaatgtagtttcaTCATACAGATTTTTCATTCAGGTGAGGTCAGACATATAGTAAGTTAGTGTTACTGACTAGACTAATGAGAATATCCATGTTTAATTGAATTTACCTACTTCCCTCTGGCTGTTGCAAACTAGCCTAGATGTGACGACAAGTCACTAGGACAAACAAATTTTGTTCACACATATTGAGACTGGTGGAGTGCTGGACAAACAGCATGAGTGGTGGTGAAATAGTTTTTCCTACTCTCTGGCAGTGGGAAACATCCCACTTCCCTCTTTTTACAAACACAGAATGAAGCCAAACAGAGATGGTAAAAGCTTGTCTGATCACTCGACCTAACCAACCAATGTTTTCACGACATCAGGCACTTCAGATTCGCCTGTGCACTGGGATGTTAACATATGAAGAACAGTGGATTTATGgatttttatgttaaaaataaataaataaactaaataaagcaGCTACTCAGGTGGTGGAA
This genomic window from Anabas testudineus chromosome 4, fAnaTes1.2, whole genome shotgun sequence contains:
- the LOC113152232 gene encoding protein-glutamine gamma-glutamyltransferase K-like, producing MSASTRPIRDRSTVGRFPSVTLGFGEDTEEEKEQPKENNAQKENACQQWLRKVCRCCHPKSNEDDNAETLVTGSTTDLDKEDEKNDRKPVTTDIDINELLLKVRSINLMKSKSGENRTEHHTNRYHGDDFVIRRGQNFQLWITLSRPFNPNTDKLHLELKTGPLPTVSKETHVIIPLVEALEGNRWEAAVVAQDDKRLNLSVNSSPSAVIGRYQLTVETNCANGPASFTADPANDIYMLFNPWCEGDTVFMDSEDVRQEYVLNDVGRIYYGTENQIGARTWNYGQFDNGILAACLYILEKSGTLPSGWGDSVNVVRIISAMVNSPDDQGVLEGNWSGDYSGGTSPTAWSGSVEILKAYHKNKGSPVKYGQCWVFAGVVTTVLRCLGIPCRPVTNFNSAHDTDVSLTTDVYLDENLEPIDHLNADSIWNFHVWNDCWMARPDLPPGNGGWQAVDATPQETSQGSYRCGPASLAAVRNGQVYLKYDCPFVFAEVNSDKIYWQKNANGTFTQIYSEKKTVGHYISTKAVGSDERNDITDLYKYPEGTEEERIAVETACRYGSKASAFSSSKAEDVSVEVTMDGQGPTMGNDAELTITLRNSSSEKRTVTLNSQAVVMYYTGVPKATVRKHTVEVDVPPKSETALDWSLEYKDYKDQLVDQAALMLTLSGRVRETQQVQATQFSFRLRTPDLIIKPIGKAVVGEKTAIEISFTNPLPQVLKAVTFNMEGLGLLTARKIKYGDIGSRASVSLTEYFIPTLPGPRKLLASLDCKQLTQVHGVTDITVEEKSNAAL